The following nucleotide sequence is from Microscilla marina ATCC 23134.
TTTTTCAAATCTTAAAAACTCATTAAAGGGTAAAGGCAATGCTCATTTTTGATAAATCATTATATTTGCAAATAGGAGAAAATTTAAGCTTTTGCCTTTCCCTCCCTATTATCCCGAAAAAGCCCTTATATTTGATAGTCTCTACAAGGGCGAAGCTTCAAGCGACAAGGGCGAATAGAATGTAAATAAAGCAACAGACGACTTGTTCAAATGTGCTGTCTGCTTCAAACAAAACCTCAACCGTTGGAAATGGTGGAATCAAGGTTGAGAAAAGCTTGGCTTTTTCGCCCAAAGGCAGATGAAGTTGCCCCAGGTTTTTAATCATTACTTTTATTTTCAAGCGCCTCATGAATAACATGCAAAATCTACCAAAAACTACCTTTCTATTGTTGAGCCTACTGCTTGTCAGTGTTATGGCTCAGGCACAATTCATTACTATTTGGCAAACTGACAACCAAGGCATTTCTCAACCTAATCAAATCACCATCCCCGCCAAGGGCAACTACCAAATAGTGTGGCAAGAAGTGGGGCATCCCCAAAACCAAGGCAAGGCAATAGGCAAAGATACCACCACGCTTACCTTGCCCAAGGCGGGCAAATACCAAGTGAGCATTACAGGAGGCTTGCAATACATTCGCTTTTCCCATCAAGGCGATCAACTCAAGCTACTTGCCATCACACAATGGGGCAACATTGCCTGGACCTCGATGGAAAGCGCATTTGAGGACTGTAGGCATATGAATTGCGTAGCTACCGATGCTCCCGACCTAAGCCGGGTAAAATCGTTGACTAGGATGTTTGCCCATTGTACCTGGTTTAATGGAAAAATTGGGCATTGGGATGTGAGTAAGGTAACTAGTCTGAATGCAATGTTCGTTTATGCCACCTCCTTTAATCAACCACTTGATCAGTGGAATACCAGCCAAGTAACGAATATGGCCTGGATGTTTTCTGGTGCCACCTCCTTTAATCAACCACTTGATCAGTGGAATACCAGCCAAGTAACCAACATCACAGGGATGTTTTGTCTAGCCTCCTCTTTTAACCAACCATTGAATGACTGGAATACTAGCCAGGTAACAGGTATGAAGTCCCTGTTTCACACAGCAACTTCTTTTAACCAACCGCTTGATCAATGGAACACCAGTCAAGTAACAGATATGGCTTGGGTGTTTGCTAGGGCAAAATTTTTTAACCAACCCATTGGAAGCTGGAGCACTAGTAAAGCAACGGATATGAGAGGAATGTTTTCTGGTGCACGATCTTTTAACCAACCGCTTGATCAATGGAACACCAGTCAAGTAACAGATATGACTTGGATGTTTGCTAGGGCAAAATTTTTTAACCAACCCATTGGAAGCTGGAGCACTAGTAAAGTAACGAGTATGTCAGAGATGTTTTCTGGTGCCACCTCTTTTAACCAACCCGTTGGAAGCTGGAGCATTAGTAAAGTAACGAGTATGTCAGGGATGTTTTCTGGTGCCACCTCTTTTAACCAGCCGCTTGATCAATGGAATACCAGTAAGGTGACGAATATGAGAGGGGTATTTATTGATGCACGATCTTTTAACCAACCGCTTGATCAATGGAATACCAGTCAAGTAACCAATATGTCAGGGATGTTTTCTGGTGCGACCTCTTTTAACCAACCGCTAAATGGCTGGAACACCAGCCAGGTAACCAGTATGAGAGGAATGTTTTCTGGTGCGACCTCTTTTAACCAACCACTGGATCAATGGGATGTAAATAAAGTAACAGACATGACAGACATGTTCAAAGGTGCTACAAGCTTTAAGCAAGACCTCAGCCACTGGAAGCAGCTAAAGAGGTGATTTGTTTGACCAAAACACCTAAAAATTATGCTGGTTTGATAAAGATAAGAAAAGCTTGATTTTTTCAATGCATTGAAAACTTATTGATGGGTAAAGACAGCGCTTATTTCTAATTAATTGTTATATTTGCAAATATGAGAAGCGTTGGGCTTTTGTCTTTCCTCTATTATTGTGCAAAGCGCTACATATTTAAAAATAAGTACTTATAAACACCCATGCGAAACCCTCTAAACGATTTTAATTCTTACAAGATCAACTCCATATCACGGTACTTTAGAAGCCACGATTTTTTGCGGTCTTTAGCCATGACTTTCTTAATGTTGGCCACTAGTTGCCTACTCTACATGGCAGAATATCAACATTATATATTAGGCAATTGCATTGGTATTTTATTGACATCGTTTAACGATATGCCAGGCAAGGCCACCAACCGAAGCTGGGCCATGGTGCTTAGTACAATTTTAAGTGCCTTGCTTATCACTGTCATCAACCTATTACAGTTTTCGTTGGTGCTCATGCTGGTATTCATCCCACTTTCCACCTTTGTTTTGTATATGCTTTCGGCATTCGGAAATCGGGCAGAAATATTTGCCTTTGTGGGTGCCCTTGCCATTTCTTTGGGTTTTGTGGGAGACCACCAAGGCAAAGAATTGTTGGTGTATGCGCTGACTATTTTTTGTGGTGGAATATTTTACACAACAGCGTCTTGGATATACCATTTGCTGACAAAAAACCGACAAATTAACGAACAGCTAGGCGAATTGGCAAAGCTTACTGCCGGTTATCTAAAGCAGGGCATAATCGCGGCAAAACGAAGCGACGCCAAGGAGGAGGTCAACCAAAACCTGCTGGGTTTACAAATCAACATTATTGAAAAACAAGGAAACCTGGGGGTATTGATATTATCAGATCGTACCATTACCAAGCCTTCAAGTAAAAGAAATCGACAAATGTTTCTTTTAAAACAATTGATCGATTTTATGGAATTGGCCGTAGCCACCCCGTTAAATCTGGCCAAAATAAAGGCACTACCCACTACCGATGAAGCCACGCTTGCCCCCTTTATCAATATAGCAGAGC
It contains:
- a CDS encoding BspA family leucine-rich repeat surface protein, translated to MQNLPKTTFLLLSLLLVSVMAQAQFITIWQTDNQGISQPNQITIPAKGNYQIVWQEVGHPQNQGKAIGKDTTTLTLPKAGKYQVSITGGLQYIRFSHQGDQLKLLAITQWGNIAWTSMESAFEDCRHMNCVATDAPDLSRVKSLTRMFAHCTWFNGKIGHWDVSKVTSLNAMFVYATSFNQPLDQWNTSQVTNMAWMFSGATSFNQPLDQWNTSQVTNITGMFCLASSFNQPLNDWNTSQVTGMKSLFHTATSFNQPLDQWNTSQVTDMAWVFARAKFFNQPIGSWSTSKATDMRGMFSGARSFNQPLDQWNTSQVTDMTWMFARAKFFNQPIGSWSTSKVTSMSEMFSGATSFNQPVGSWSISKVTSMSGMFSGATSFNQPLDQWNTSKVTNMRGVFIDARSFNQPLDQWNTSQVTNMSGMFSGATSFNQPLNGWNTSQVTSMRGMFSGATSFNQPLDQWDVNKVTDMTDMFKGATSFKQDLSHWKQLKR